Genomic window (Haloarchaeobius salinus):
CGCGCTGTACGCCCTCTCCGACTTCGGCACTCCCGCCATCATGGGCTACAACGTGTTCACGACGGTCATCGAGTCGGCGACCCGTCGTGGCGGTGGCCTCGACCGGGCGGCGCTCCTCTCGCTCCAGCTGCTCGCCGTGACGGTGTTCATCCTCGCCGTCGAGAACCGCACGCGGAACAACGAGAAGTTCGCCGGCGGCCGACAGGGCGGACAGGCGTCGCTCGCCAGGCTCGGCGCGTGGAAGTGGCCCGCACTGGCGTTCTGTGCGCTCATCGTCCTCGTCGCCATCGTGCTCCCGGTGGTCATCCTCGTCGGCTGGCTGCTCGCCGGCCCGGAGGCCGGGTGGCGGGTGCCGTTCGAGCTGTCGAACCTGACCGACTCGCTGAAGCTGTCGGTCGCGGCGGCGCTCGTCGCGACGCTGGCGGGCCTGCCCATCGCGTACCTCTCGGCAAGACACGACACGCGGGTCGGCCAGCTCACCGAACGCCTCAGCTACTTCGGCTACGCCGCGCCGGGCGTCGTCGTCGCGTTCGCGCTCATCTACCTCTCGACGCGGACGTTCCCGAGCCTGAACCAGGCGCTGCCGCTGCTCATCTTCGCCTACGTCGTCCGCTTCCTGCCCCAGTCCGTCGGGTCGACGCGGGCGTCGTTCCTGCAGGTCAACCCGGCGCTGCCGGAGGCGGCCCGGACACTCGGGCGCACCTCCGTCGGGGCGTTCCGGGCCGTGACGCTGCCGCTCGCCGCCCCGGGATTGCTCGGCGGTACCGCGCTGGTGTTCCTGACGACGATGAAGGAGCTGCCGGTGACGCTCCTGCTCCACCCGACGGGCTACGAGACGCTGGTGATGCAGGTCTGGCAGGCCCACCGCAACCAGGCGTTCTACGACGCCGCCGTGCCCGCACTCATCCTGCTGGGCGTCTCGGCGGTCTCGATCTTCGTCATCCTCTCACAGGAGGGATACGATGTCAAGTGACGCAACCATAACCGCAGACGTGGAGACGGTGTACGAACGCCCGTCCGTCGAGGACGGCGAGCCGGTACTGGAACTCGACGACGTGTCGAAGGCCTACGGCCCGGAACTGGTGATCGACGGGCTCTCGCTGGCGGTCCGCGAGGGCGAGATCCTGACGCTGCTCGGCCCGTCGGGCTGTGGCAAGACGACGACGCTCCGGCTCATCGCCGGGCTCGAACGGCCCGACAGGGGTACGATCCGCGTGCGGGACGAGCGCGTCGCCGGCGGCGGCAGCTTCGTCGTCCCCGAGCAACGCGGCGTCGGCGTCGTCTTCCAGGAGTTCGCGCTGTTCCCGCACATGACCGCCGCGGAGAACGTCGCGTTCGGGCTGACCGACATGGACGACGCGGAGACGGCCGAGCGCGTCGACGAGATGCTCGACCTCGTCGACCTGCAGTCCCACCGCGACGCCCACCCGGACGAGCTCTCCGGCGGCCAGCAACAGCGCATCGCCCTCGCCCGCTCGCTCGCGCCGGAGCCGAAGATGCTCCTGCTCGACGAACCGTTCTCGAACCTCGA
Coding sequences:
- a CDS encoding ABC transporter permease — translated: MAVEQHDSRTADEDDEGGESGAYPLGLSLASAAVAAAVASPFLWVLLAASNVPFDVALDILTQDTTISVFVNSTVMVSGVTVLSILLGVPLAFLTVRTNLPGRRIWTVLVTLPLVIPSYIGAFVFTSAFGEGGDVNEFLAPLGVPQIPDITGLEGAVLVITLYTYPYVYITARAGLKTVDTTLVDAARTLRHTRLEAIRRVVLPQLQPAIAAGALLTALYALSDFGTPAIMGYNVFTTVIESATRRGGGLDRAALLSLQLLAVTVFILAVENRTRNNEKFAGGRQGGQASLARLGAWKWPALAFCALIVLVAIVLPVVILVGWLLAGPEAGWRVPFELSNLTDSLKLSVAAALVATLAGLPIAYLSARHDTRVGQLTERLSYFGYAAPGVVVAFALIYLSTRTFPSLNQALPLLIFAYVVRFLPQSVGSTRASFLQVNPALPEAARTLGRTSVGAFRAVTLPLAAPGLLGGTALVFLTTMKELPVTLLLHPTGYETLVMQVWQAHRNQAFYDAAVPALILLGVSAVSIFVILSQEGYDVK